In Flavobacterium sp., a single window of DNA contains:
- a CDS encoding outer membrane beta-barrel protein yields MKKVFYILAATLTSSFSFAQEDDKPTSPATTWGGSADAYYKYDFSKQMNGLTSFTNSQDSFELGMASIEAGHTFGKASVFVDLGFGKRAGEFSYNETTDKDINAKFLIKQLYFTYQITDEFKVVAGSFGTHIGYEVLDAVDNKNYSMSYAFSYGPFFNTGVKAQYTSGKFTAMFGITNPTDFKSAMDAGSTQKTYIGQVGYIGETGSAYLNFTSGSSNPASDENKTQFDLTASKTISDSFGLGLNATYAKTKNDFDTTLDGEWFSLVGYANYSFSPSLLLAYRVEYFDAKDAAPSLGTLTGSSVFANTVSLNYKVGKLTIIPELRYDAASEDIFLDSDAAPTGGSFFALLATTYSF; encoded by the coding sequence ATGAAAAAAGTATTTTACATTTTAGCTGCCACGTTAACAAGTTCTTTTTCTTTTGCACAAGAGGATGACAAACCAACTTCACCGGCAACTACTTGGGGAGGGTCTGCGGATGCTTACTATAAATATGATTTTTCTAAACAAATGAATGGACTAACGAGCTTTACCAACTCACAAGATTCATTTGAATTAGGAATGGCTTCGATAGAAGCTGGTCATACTTTTGGAAAAGCTTCTGTTTTCGTAGACTTAGGTTTCGGAAAAAGAGCAGGAGAATTTTCATACAATGAAACAACAGATAAAGATATAAATGCTAAATTTTTAATTAAACAATTGTATTTCACGTATCAAATTACTGACGAATTTAAAGTTGTTGCGGGTAGCTTTGGTACACACATTGGGTATGAGGTATTAGATGCAGTAGATAATAAAAACTACAGTATGTCTTATGCTTTCTCATACGGGCCGTTCTTTAATACAGGGGTAAAAGCTCAGTATACATCAGGGAAATTTACGGCTATGTTTGGTATAACTAACCCAACAGATTTTAAATCAGCGATGGATGCCGGTTCAACACAAAAAACCTATATCGGACAAGTGGGTTATATTGGTGAAACAGGAAGTGCTTATTTGAATTTTACTTCTGGAAGCAGCAACCCTGCATCTGACGAAAACAAAACTCAGTTTGATTTAACAGCTTCTAAAACAATTAGCGACAGCTTTGGTTTAGGTTTAAATGCTACTTATGCTAAAACTAAAAATGATTTCGACACAACTTTAGATGGTGAGTGGTTTTCATTAGTAGGATATGCAAATTACTCTTTCAGCCCATCATTATTATTGGCTTACAGAGTTGAATATTTCGATGCAAAAGATGCAGCTCCAAGTTTAGGTACATTAACAGGATCTAGCGTATTTGCAAACACAGTTTCATTAAATTACAAAGTTGGAAAACTTACAATTATTCCCGAGTTAAGATACGACGCTGCTTCTGAAGATATTTTCTTAGATAGCGATGCTGCTCCAACAGGAGGTTCGTTCTTCGCTCTACTTGCTACAACATACTCTTTCTAG